GGATGCGAAGTCACATATTTTCATTCCCATTGGAGTGACAGATGCACTATTCTTTGGTTTTGCAATTTAATTGAAtgaaagaagaaggctcaatcaactATCTGGGCtttttattttgtgaagttgCAGTCAGCCTCTGCATTTTGCCTAGCAATTTTACTTGGGTATTTGGAAATAGCCCCTCTACATTTCAACACAGGGTAAATTGTGGTTGTGCCCATCAGATCCCTTTTACCCCCCATGTCCCCATAGGTGTGAATAGTGGTGTCACTAGGTAATGTTGTGTAACTAGATAATTATGAAATAAAGCAAGAATTCTATATTTTAAAGGGTGGTACCCGATAAGCTTCATATGCTGAATGCATCAGTCTTGCCATATTGAAGCAGAAATCCACAATTAATTAAAAAGGCGTGCAATACGAAGAATAAAGCATCAATGACAGCTAACGAGCCAAAAAAGGAACTCACCTGTTACTGACTGTAAACAATTCTTCATTTTGGTTTATCATAACATGGTCCAGTGGACAATACTGTTCTCCAGTTTCTTGGTCATGGATTACAGAATGCCTATGACTGAATGTACCTCTTTCCACATCTTGACCACTCAACCTAACGTGATTTCCTTCCACTAATAATGTAGCAAATGCCAGTGCTTCTCCAACAGCCCAATCAATGCCCTCCCCTGTTTCAATCATTTGTGCACGTTGGTCATAGATCCTTTTAACTGCTTTGTGTGGCTTGAAAGTCTCAGGAATGGTGGTAATTGCCTTGCCAACATTTGTCAAGATCTCTGGTTTAACCCTGTAAAATACAATTGATTGCAACAGGGATTAAAACATTGATTGCAACAGGGATTAAAACAGAGTGCCATATATCTGCGATGAGGGAGTCAGAAAATTCAACGCCTTAATAGACAATATACCCAGTGTTACGGATTCTAGAAAGTTGCTCAGGAGACTTGAATCCTAGCCAGTAAGCTGAAAGCCAGTCCCTCTTACTTGTGACATGATCCTTACTAGCTTCAAACTCCTCGTTGAGGATTGTCATCACCTTTTTCTGGATCACATCAATTTCGTCCTTCGACAATTCTCCGGCTTCAAGGACTTTCTTTTTGTAAATTTCTAGAGCTGAAGGATGGTTACGGATGACCTATTACAAACCAATTAGAGATATGAATATTGACATTTGACATCTCCCTCACCCCTTGAAGTGATAATGTGATTACAATTATGACTACTTTCACAATCACAACTAGGTCAACCACAGAAATCAATGCTACTACAACATCAAAGCCTCCCAAATCAATTCTAGAAATATGCATCATACTACAAAACATCATATCATCATTTGGTGTAAAAACAAAAAGAGAACACAGAATGAGCAAATCTTCTGAATGAGAGTCAGGTAATGATTTAAATAGGAGAACAATtggaaagaaaacaatcaaaccAACGTAACTGAAAACATAGGGAAAGATTAAAAAAATAAGAGATTCAAGCGAAAAGCGAAAGGAATCAAGTAAGATGATAAATAAAAGTTTAATGTCATCATCCACGTGAATTCTACCATTCTTCGCCCTCTCCAACGCCAAGTTTTCATTGAGTATACTTGTATCACTATAAGCTACACATACCTTTATCAATATTAGGGTTTTCCCCTACCCCTCACAATCTCATCACTCTCGCTCTCCTGGTCTCCTGACTCATCACTAGATATTTTTCCCACATGGCCAAACTATTCTTCAGGCCTCATCCTATCTCCATAATATGACGTACTAGTTTCTATGGAATAACTTCATCCCTCAAACTGATACTTTCTTATCTGCAAATGCATTATACATGCTTACACATCTTCGTCGCATTCAAAAGTCATATTATGATATTAACACAAATAGAGTGTGCTGACTGCTGAGTTACACAAACAATAGGATATCCTTTCACTATGCATATATTGTCGCACCTTCAGGCTTCATTCAATTCTTGGTTgtgtgaaagagagagagaagCCTAGACAATTCTCAGCCCAATGGATGGTCTACAAGTACTTAAGACACTCTAAGGAAGCCGAGCTTAATTAACATCAACAACATTATACCTAGAAAGCAGGAAAATGAAAGCAGCCAGAAATACCTTGTACATTTTTGGTTGTGTGAAAGATGGCTCATCAATCTCATTGTGACCGAACCGACGATAGCAGACTATGTCAATCACAACATCTGAATGGAATGTCTGGCGCCACTCTGCTGCGAGCTCACAAACATGAACAACCGCCTCCAAATCATCCCCATTAACATGGAAAATTGGGACATCTAGAGCTTTAGCAACATCAGTACAGTACTGGGAAGATCTTCCTGAGCTTGGATCAGTTGTGAAAGCCACTTGATTGTTCACCACAATGTGAATAGTGCCTCCCGTAGTGTAATTTGGAAGAGCACTGAGATGGAATGTCTCATAAACTACACCTTGTCCAGCAAAGCTACCATCGCCATGAATCAAAATACCCAAGTTCTTTGTCCTGTCCTCATCACTAGAATAGTACTGTTTTGCTCTAGTTTTTCCAAGCACGACAGGATTCACAGCTTCCAAGTGACTTGGATTTGCAACCAGTGAAAGATGAATCCGCTTTCCACCTCTAGTAGGTCTATCATAAGACGTACCTAAATGATATTTGACATCTCCAGTTCCGGTGTAAAGTCCAACTTCATCTGTAGGTTTAGTGCCACCACTAAACTCACTGAATATCTGTCGAAGTGGTTTGCGTACAACATTACCCAGCACATTTAACCTACCCCTATGAGACATCCCAATGACTATATTTTCGACTCCTAGATCAGCTGACCTGTCAAACATCTCCTTCATGCCAGGAATTAGGGTCTCACAACCCTCGAGACCAAACCTTTTAGCAGTAGTCCACTTAGTAGCCAAGAAACTTTCAAACTGGGTGCTCCATATAAGTCTGTCCAGCATCACTTGTCGCCTTTCCTTGTTATATTCCGTAGGAGTAGGAGTCTCAATTCTTTCTCGCAACCAATTACACTTCTCCCGATCAGAAATATGCATGTACTCATACCCAATCCTCCCACAATAAGCCTGCTCAAGACGAGTAAGGATACTTCTAAGGGTTTGCACAGGACGATTCTCCGACAAAAATCCAGCCATCCTCCACACTCCTAGAAAAAACTCCCGATCAAGGTCAGCTTCACTGAAGCCATACATATCTAGATTTAAATCATCGGGAACTGGCCTATGCTCAAGACCCAAAGGATCTAGTTTAGCCTTAAAATGACCGTTGACTTGGTAAGCCCTCACAAGCAGCAGCAAACGCATGCTCTCTTGAATAGTCTGTCCAGAAATCCCAGGCGAAGTTGACGCTTGGCCAACAAAGTTCTTGAAGAAATTATCCCACGACTCATCGACACTACTAGGGTCAGCTTCCCAATCCCTCTGTAGGGCCTCTAAGTAAACACTACTCGTCCCATCTAGGAAACTATCAGTAAGTTTAGACAGGGGTACAGCCctaggaacaggcgcagctctTTTAAATGGTGTGCTATGAAAAGCTCGCCTCTGCGTATCAATGAGCTGTGTTCGGGTCACATAAGTTCTTCCTTGCGATAATGTTCTCCTAACAGCGAGATTTGCCAACCTCGATCCAGCTCTAAACCAAACCATAGCTACAGCCAACTGATCACAAATTCAAACTCGAAACAACGTCTAACCTGATATACAACATCAAACACTATAATCAACCAAAACCGAAACAATCCTAAATCATAACAGTAAAAATGTACTCCCtccatctcaatcatttgtttacctttgattaaaatacctctcTCAAATAATATACTCCATAAAAGGTAACAAATGATCGAGACGGATGAAATAACTCGTAACGAATCGATTTTGCAGTactaaaagagagattaataaaCTTCTAATCCAATTAACAACAATGAATTGGAAATCGCAAATGAAGAACAATGCGCTTTAATCTTCATGCTCGAATTAAGAATATAAGTTTTCGATACGACGAAACAATTCAAACAATCAATTGTACAATAAAAACGCGTACgatttagggtttgataacgATTTCATAATTAAAACTGTATGAAAATCTGCATCAAGTATAAACAAAAGTTAACCTGAATTGAGATTTCTTGCGGATGAATTCGATTTAGAAATGTTGATTAGCGAGATCTACAACTTAGAATCTTCCATTTTTGCGTTTAATTTTCAAGGGTTTTGCCGAAACTTGTCGTCCAATTTATGAATGGAGAATATGGAGGTAGAAAGGACTAAAGGAGGCGCGAGAGCGAAGAGCGGTTTTCAACGAGTTAAAATTAGGTAAAGGAGACTCTAGTCATCTAGTGTTACCAAATGCGTTTAGGGGCTGTTTGGTTCAAAAACAAAGTAACGAgggaggtatgggtttggaatgagtcAAATTCATATTAAGGGGGTGTTTGATTGGTTCTCTTGGAATGGATTGAAATGGATCTGCTCCATTCCAATGTTCGGTTGAAgtcttttggaatggagttagatacccaatggattctaactccattccacccttttacaattttaagatgaaccaaacaagtttataagggaatggatttagaaccccatatCATTATGGATTCATATTTCAATCCATTTCATTCCATGCtattgaaccaaacgccccctaaatgTTTGTTTGacaaatttgggggttttatacCCATATCTCAAACCCATGAGATATGAGTTTCTCATACCCGAGAAGAGGGATGGGTATaagattgatacccatgggtatcaaatTATAATAAACAAAAATGTGAAAATAAATATTACTCGTATGACATATTGTAAATGCAacattttatataattatttgattaaatttttattttcatgattttatatGTTAAAATCATTATTTAAAGTAATGGATTTTACATAACTTAGTTTCAATCTCATACCGCTTATAATTGaaacaaacacaaggtatgagaaATGGAATTCCAACCCCATACAACCCAGGTATAATTCCtgattccaaactcatacccataCGCGAAACAAACGCCCCCTTAGTGGTTACAAACTTACAACTAAAGTTGGTAAATGGGTTAATCGGTCGGGTTCAGGCTGGGTAAGTCCAGGTCGAATTAATTTTGGGTTTGTTGGGTTGGGGTCGGAATCGGGTTATTTCGAGCTCAGGTTATTTTCGGGACAACTATTATTAAATTATTTATGGATAATAATCCGGTTATAACAATAAACATTCAGGCCGGGTTATAGTGGTCTGGGACAATTCGGATTTTGGGTCAAGCTCGAGTCTTGAGTTCAGGTGTGAAGTCGGGTCATTCGGTTGGATCAATTTTGTCACATCTACTTACGACAGAGGTAACTTAAGAAAATACATCGTACAACATAATATTGTTAAGATTCCTTCGTTAAAAATCGTAATTCATGAACACGCGGTAAAAAGTTATATATAAGGCAATATTTTTAGATTTTAACATTAAAAACTAGTTTCGTGGCCTGTGAATTTCACGGGATATTTTGTTTTTAGTGTGATGTTAAATGTTAATAGTGTTTCTAGTAATTGAGactttataaaatatcaaatcacatagtaagattaCCTCATGAATAATTCATGATAAATCGTGTACTAAAAATACGGGCATTGACATGTTAAAATAAAGatcaaagtcgataaattaaagagtgctattttttcaaaggtaaaatgatgaaaaaaaaatcaacaaataccaaaataaaaaatacagttgaaaaaaaaaactaaaaaactattactcattcacgttgatgtcgtcaatcttATACTTAGTTTTAAATATATAGTTCCTTAAGCAATCCTAATATTTTACTTTTCCATATAGCCTTCTTTCTCCAATGAATCGTCCCTATAAAAAAGTAATTTAGTCATTTGTGAATTAACCAACAAAACACTGGAATTTGTATTAtacaatattatcgttattaacttaaACTTCCTCTTaaatagagaaagaaagagagaaTAGGAATGAATTCTTAGTTATGTAAGTATTTTAACCTTTGAATAGGTCAACACCACAAATCTTGGTAGActctaaatgagaacaaaataaTACATACGATGAAGTAGAAAAATGTGATCAAAACTTCATACCAATGGAACTTGcactaaaaaggaaatacattagCTAATAATCTtaaaccttaatacatttaccttaaTTGGAATAGAATCATATGAAGATTAATGACACATTTATTTCTACTAACAATAGGGATGAGAACAaatttggttt
The Silene latifolia isolate original U9 population chromosome 11, ASM4854445v1, whole genome shotgun sequence genome window above contains:
- the LOC141611215 gene encoding uncharacterized protein LOC141611215; its protein translation is MVWFRAGSRLANLAVRRTLSQGRTYVTRTQLIDTQRRAFHSTPFKRAAPVPRAVPLSKLTDSFLDGTSSVYLEALQRDWEADPSSVDESWDNFFKNFVGQASTSPGISGQTIQESMRLLLLVRAYQVNGHFKAKLDPLGLEHRPVPDDLNLDMYGFSEADLDREFFLGVWRMAGFLSENRPVQTLRSILTRLEQAYCGRIGYEYMHISDREKCNWLRERIETPTPTEYNKERRQVMLDRLIWSTQFESFLATKWTTAKRFGLEGCETLIPGMKEMFDRSADLGVENIVIGMSHRGRLNVLGNVVRKPLRQIFSEFSGGTKPTDEVGLYTGTGDVKYHLGTSYDRPTRGGKRIHLSLVANPSHLEAVNPVVLGKTRAKQYYSSDEDRTKNLGILIHGDGSFAGQGVVYETFHLSALPNYTTGGTIHIVVNNQVAFTTDPSSGRSSQYCTDVAKALDVPIFHVNGDDLEAVVHVCELAAEWRQTFHSDVVIDIVCYRRFGHNEIDEPSFTQPKMYKVIRNHPSALEIYKKKVLEAGELSKDEIDVIQKKVMTILNEEFEASKDHVTSKRDWLSAYWLGFKSPEQLSRIRNTGVKPEILTNVGKAITTIPETFKPHKAVKRIYDQRAQMIETGEGIDWAVGEALAFATLLVEGNHVRLSGQDVERGTFSHRHSVIHDQETGEQYCPLDHVMINQNEELFTVSNSSLSEFGVLGFELGYSMENPNSLVLWEAQFGDFSNGAQVIFDQFLSSGEAKWLRQTGLTVLLPHGYDGQGPEHSSARLERFLQMSDDNPYVIPDMDSTLRKQIQECNWQVVNVTTPANYFHVLRRQLHREFRKPLIVMAPKNLLRHKECKSNLSEFDDVEGHPGFDKQGTRFKRLIKDQNMHSDREEGIRRLVLCSGKVYYELDDERKKVNGSDVAICRVEQLCPFPYNLIQRELNRYPNAEIVWCQEEPMNMGAYSYIAPRLCTAMKSVGRGNIDDIKYVGRPPSAATATGFLMVHGKEQTELVHKALQPQPIQFP